The following proteins come from a genomic window of Helicobacter canadensis MIT 98-5491:
- the fliN gene encoding flagellar motor switch protein FliN yields the protein MPADEFTLAKIQAPKQEDLARYLEGIMNNYGGLLDMKVAFHAELGSAKIPLLEILRFEKGSIIDLQKPAGESVEIYINGRIVGKGEVMVYEKNLAIRVNEILDSNAIIYYLTRESISAV from the coding sequence ATGCCAGCAGATGAATTTACTTTAGCCAAGATACAAGCACCAAAACAAGAGGATTTAGCACGCTATCTTGAAGGAATTATGAATAATTATGGTGGATTATTAGATATGAAAGTTGCCTTTCACGCTGAACTTGGTTCTGCAAAGATTCCACTCTTAGAGATCTTGCGTTTTGAAAAAGGATCTATTATTGATCTGCAAAAACCAGCAGGAGAGAGTGTGGAGATTTATATTAATGGTAGAATCGTGGGTAAAGGTGAAGTTATGGTCTATGAAAAGAATCTTGCCATTAGGGTGAATGAAATTTTAGATTCTAATGCCATTATTTATTATCTTACACGAGAAAGCATTAGTGCAGTATGA
- a CDS encoding sensor histidine kinase, with protein sequence MNESRKIALKISLLYTITSFIFLIFVFYGWYQKEKQSLIEERILQLRESAHNLAIYLQEKLQTSPDNLFELLQKSAKELDITFSLNKENGEVIFNALKESIQIKDFQNILKRKGIPISFKKNHKHIDKIVIIEDNVYLVTQRVGGRFWRLVNLELRKKNLLNFPHQRDDFFMIIQDNGILNEIHTLWLFIGGSFLLALFGMSVIAYFLVRLSLKPLEEKIEILNRFIKDSTHEINTPLSIILMSIERIKKENLKEQDLQKLQRIKMAANTLEQIYQDLVFYNFSHIQENTLEEISMENLLKERISYFEPFYKKKNITITLKSNPSQLKANKNRIIRVIDNLLDNALKYTYNGGKVEVIVDKNTLTIKDNGCGIPKTHLKRIFERYYRYNKDQGGFGIGLALVKKICDSYGIEIQCQSLEKKGTTFILKW encoded by the coding sequence ATGAATGAAAGCAGAAAAATTGCCTTAAAAATTAGCTTACTTTACACCATTACAAGCTTTATTTTTTTAATCTTCGTATTTTATGGTTGGTATCAAAAAGAAAAACAATCTCTTATTGAAGAAAGGATATTGCAACTCCGAGAATCAGCCCATAATCTAGCAATATATCTACAAGAAAAATTACAAACTAGCCCTGATAATCTCTTTGAATTATTGCAAAAAAGCGCTAAAGAGCTTGATATAACTTTTTCTTTAAACAAAGAAAATGGGGAAGTAATTTTTAACGCCCTAAAAGAATCCATTCAAATAAAGGATTTCCAGAATATTTTAAAAAGAAAAGGAATTCCCATTAGCTTTAAAAAAAATCATAAACATATCGATAAAATTGTTATTATTGAAGACAATGTTTATTTAGTAACTCAAAGAGTGGGAGGGAGATTTTGGCGCTTAGTCAATTTAGAGCTTCGCAAAAAAAATCTGCTGAATTTTCCGCATCAACGCGATGATTTTTTTATGATTATCCAAGATAATGGCATCTTAAATGAGATTCACACTTTATGGCTATTTATTGGCGGAAGTTTTTTATTGGCTCTTTTTGGAATGAGTGTAATAGCTTATTTCTTAGTTCGCTTAAGCCTAAAGCCTTTAGAAGAAAAAATAGAAATCCTTAATCGCTTTATCAAAGATTCCACGCACGAAATCAACACTCCTTTAAGCATTATTCTTATGAGCATTGAAAGAATCAAGAAAGAAAATCTTAAAGAACAAGATTTGCAAAAATTACAACGCATTAAAATGGCAGCCAACACGCTAGAGCAAATTTATCAAGATTTGGTTTTTTATAATTTTTCTCATATTCAAGAAAATACTTTAGAAGAAATCTCTATGGAAAATTTATTAAAAGAAAGGATTTCTTATTTTGAACCTTTTTATAAGAAAAAAAATATCACCATCACTCTAAAATCAAATCCTAGTCAATTAAAAGCTAATAAAAATCGCATTATTCGGGTGATTGACAATTTATTAGATAACGCCCTTAAATATACCTATAATGGAGGGAAAGTTGAAGTTATAGTCGATAAAAACACTTTAACCATTAAAGACAATGGTTGTGGGATACCCAAAACGCATTTGAAACGAATTTTTGAGCGATATTATCGTTACAACAAAGATCAAGGTGGCTTTGGAATAGGATTAGCTCTTGTTAAAAAAATTTGTGATTCTTATGGGATAGAAATTCAATGTCAAAGTCTAGAAAAAAAGGGAACAACTTTTATTTTAAAATGGTAA
- a CDS encoding response regulator transcription factor, protein MKAKILLLEDDMALQEIIAECLIEEGYEVVCCNDGVEASYKAYEENFDCLLLDVMVPNMNGFETLKNIRESGKQTPAIFITALNSIKDLEVGFKSGCDDYLRKPFELSELLLRLEALLKRSNRVNLYDFENGYSFDCKEGILYLEGKPYRLSNKERELLKILLINENHFVPLEEIFNTLWSYGEEPSELSLRVYIKNLRQIVGKDNILTRRGEGYCYRKSIE, encoded by the coding sequence ATGAAAGCAAAAATATTATTACTAGAAGATGATATGGCATTACAAGAAATTATTGCAGAATGTCTTATTGAAGAGGGCTATGAAGTAGTTTGTTGTAATGATGGAGTAGAAGCATCTTATAAAGCATATGAAGAAAATTTTGATTGTTTATTGCTTGATGTGATGGTCCCTAATATGAATGGATTTGAAACTTTAAAAAATATTCGCGAAAGCGGCAAACAAACACCTGCAATCTTTATTACCGCTTTAAACAGCATTAAAGATTTGGAAGTGGGATTTAAAAGCGGTTGTGATGATTATTTACGCAAACCATTTGAACTTTCAGAATTGCTTTTGCGTCTAGAGGCATTACTCAAGCGAAGCAATCGAGTTAATTTATATGACTTTGAAAATGGTTATAGTTTTGATTGCAAAGAAGGAATTTTATATTTAGAGGGAAAGCCTTATAGACTATCCAACAAAGAACGAGAATTGCTAAAAATCCTTTTAATCAACGAAAATCATTTTGTTCCTTTAGAAGAAATCTTTAATACCCTTTGGAGCTATGGAGAAGAACCAAGTGAGCTTAGCTTACGCGTGTATATCAAAAATTTACGACAAATTGTAGGGAAAGATAATATTCTTACACGCAGAGGCGAAGGGTATTGCTATAGAAAGTCTATCGAATGA
- a CDS encoding DUF1104 domain-containing protein, with the protein MKAKTIISFLVGTALSASVALAADFSKKSNDELINLSGKVTPKDYPDYKMEIHKRTQGMTLQEARNFREQLRDKRQSVYDQMTLKEYREYRDAIAKETAKRIDSMSEKEAYESGLLRKHHKNKNKGYRGQNRGDCPNKGKDCPVGPRP; encoded by the coding sequence ATGAAAGCAAAAACTATAATTTCTTTTTTAGTTGGCACCGCCTTAAGTGCTTCTGTAGCCTTAGCAGCAGATTTTTCAAAAAAGAGCAATGATGAACTCATTAATCTTTCAGGAAAAGTAACCCCTAAAGACTATCCTGATTATAAAATGGAGATTCATAAAAGAACACAAGGAATGACACTCCAAGAAGCAAGAAATTTTAGAGAACAATTAAGAGACAAAAGGCAAAGCGTTTATGATCAAATGACATTAAAAGAATATCGAGAATATCGAGATGCAATCGCCAAAGAAACAGCTAAAAGAATTGATTCAATGAGCGAAAAAGAAGCCTATGAAAGTGGGTTATTAAGAAAACATCATAAAAATAAAAACAAAGGGTATAGAGGGCAAAATAGAGGCGATTGTCCAAACAAAGGCAAAGATTGCCCAGTTGGACCAAGACCATAA
- a CDS encoding RNA polymerase factor sigma-54, which produces MKLRTQTSATLKTKLSSTLKSWLPILQSSTLELEETLGEFAKENPYVEVKSGMTTDFSSERKKRKEGPRGLRSAENDGIEKFCIQEESLEEVLKSQIVPPLFPTKTSQAIAEKIIENLNEEGYFDGDKEKIAKECQSNSLEVEKIRKRFAYLDPAGIAAENLIESFYFQLENMDIADSVYSVCLKLIGDLENHTKYKEDKNYTQAMRVISSFKNPPALDFYQKEAAIIPDILVIQESNNIQVQINEKYYPSIEIETQKKDSKEKIKDEFIKNKIKDARDLVDALEMRKATLYKIGLMIVEYQYDFFMGGEIKPMKLKDLAEEFGHAPSTISRAISNKFLECARGIFPLRNFFATALDEDTANTTIKEFVSELIKNENKQKPLSDNRILELIEQKFNLKIVRRTITKYRAQLNIASSSERKKLYKMSL; this is translated from the coding sequence ATGAAATTAAGAACCCAAACCTCCGCTACTCTAAAGACAAAACTTTCATCCACGCTAAAAAGTTGGCTACCTATACTTCAAAGCAGCACTTTAGAGCTTGAAGAAACGCTAGGAGAATTTGCAAAAGAAAATCCCTATGTTGAAGTCAAATCTGGAATGACAACTGATTTTTCTTCTGAAAGAAAAAAACGCAAAGAAGGTCCAAGAGGGCTTCGAAGTGCTGAAAATGATGGGATTGAAAAATTTTGCATCCAAGAAGAAAGCCTAGAAGAAGTGCTAAAATCCCAAATAGTTCCACCCCTATTTCCTACAAAAACTTCACAAGCTATTGCTGAAAAAATTATCGAAAATCTTAATGAAGAAGGCTATTTTGATGGCGATAAAGAAAAAATTGCCAAGGAATGCCAAAGCAATAGTCTAGAAGTCGAAAAGATTCGTAAGCGATTTGCGTATTTAGATCCTGCTGGAATCGCGGCTGAAAATCTCATAGAATCTTTTTATTTTCAATTAGAGAATATGGATATTGCCGATTCTGTTTATAGCGTATGCTTAAAGCTTATTGGAGATCTAGAAAATCACACAAAATACAAAGAAGATAAAAACTATACCCAAGCAATGCGTGTGATTTCTAGTTTCAAAAATCCACCCGCTTTGGATTTTTATCAAAAAGAGGCGGCTATTATTCCAGATATTTTAGTGATTCAAGAATCAAATAATATTCAAGTGCAAATCAATGAAAAATACTATCCAAGCATTGAAATTGAAACACAAAAAAAAGATTCCAAAGAAAAAATCAAAGATGAATTTATTAAAAATAAAATTAAAGATGCGAGAGATTTAGTTGATGCCCTAGAAATGCGTAAAGCCACGCTTTATAAAATTGGTTTAATGATTGTGGAATATCAATATGACTTTTTTATGGGTGGAGAGATAAAGCCAATGAAGTTAAAAGATTTGGCAGAAGAATTTGGACACGCACCAAGCACAATTTCTAGAGCCATTTCAAATAAATTTTTAGAATGTGCTAGAGGAATTTTTCCTCTAAGGAATTTCTTTGCCACAGCCCTAGATGAAGACACCGCCAACACAACCATTAAAGAATTTGTAAGTGAGCTTATCAAAAATGAAAATAAGCAAAAGCCTCTTAGCGATAATAGAATCTTAGAACTCATTGAACAAAAATTTAATCTCAAAATTGTGCGAAGGACAATCACAAAATATCGCGCACAACTCAATATAGCAAGCTCTAGCGAACGCAAAAAACTTTATAAAATGTCTCTTTAA
- the lptB gene encoding LPS export ABC transporter ATP-binding protein yields MHKLEAKNLVKIIKKNKIISDISIEVRSGEVVGLLGPNGAGKTTSFYIICGLLLPSSGKVFFDNKDITALSLHKRSQLGIGYLPQESSVFKDLSVEENLMIAAEICLDNEEERYKRTEELLEEFNIEPIRNRKGVNLSGGERRRVEIARALVKKPKFILLDEPFAGVDPIAVLDIQNIIKKLLKFGIGVLITDHNVRETLSVCHRAYVINKGMLLASGNSNEIYENELVRRHYLGDHFRV; encoded by the coding sequence ATGCATAAGCTAGAAGCAAAAAACTTAGTTAAAATTATTAAAAAAAATAAAATTATTTCTGATATTTCTATAGAAGTAAGAAGTGGTGAAGTTGTTGGACTTCTAGGTCCCAATGGAGCAGGAAAAACAACAAGCTTTTATATTATTTGTGGGCTTTTGTTGCCAAGTAGCGGAAAAGTCTTTTTTGACAACAAAGATATTACAGCACTAAGTTTGCACAAGCGTTCTCAATTAGGGATTGGGTATTTACCTCAAGAATCAAGCGTATTTAAAGATCTAAGTGTGGAAGAAAATTTAATGATTGCTGCTGAAATTTGCTTAGATAATGAAGAAGAACGATACAAACGCACTGAAGAATTATTAGAAGAATTTAATATTGAACCTATTCGCAATCGTAAAGGTGTCAATCTAAGCGGTGGAGAACGAAGACGCGTAGAAATTGCTAGGGCACTTGTCAAAAAACCAAAATTTATTTTGCTTGATGAGCCTTTTGCGGGAGTGGATCCTATTGCTGTTTTAGACATTCAAAACATTATCAAAAAACTCTTAAAATTTGGTATTGGAGTTTTAATTACTGATCACAATGTTAGAGAAACTCTAAGCGTATGTCATCGCGCTTATGTCATTAACAAAGGAATGCTACTTGCTAGTGGAAATTCAAATGAAATCTATGAAAATGAACTTGTAAGAAGACATTATTTAGGAGATCATTTTAGAGTATGA
- the tsaE gene encoding tRNA (adenosine(37)-N6)-threonylcarbamoyltransferase complex ATPase subunit type 1 TsaE has product MKSLMLDENSLHQLCEALDLKNQRGIYLLKGDLASGKTTLVKAMVQYLGNSSVVSSPTFLLAQDYGEGIYHYDIYQKNLEELLEIGFLEELEKEGWHFVEWGDEKLAKILKQIGMDFKKIEILSKQHLREYRIDA; this is encoded by the coding sequence ATGAAAAGCTTAATGTTAGATGAAAATTCACTCCATCAATTGTGTGAGGCTTTGGATCTAAAAAACCAACGCGGTATTTATTTACTAAAAGGAGATTTAGCAAGCGGAAAAACCACTTTAGTTAAAGCAATGGTGCAATATTTGGGCAATTCTAGCGTGGTTAGTTCACCTACTTTTTTATTAGCTCAAGATTATGGGGAGGGAATCTATCATTATGACATTTATCAAAAGAATCTAGAAGAGCTTTTAGAAATTGGATTTTTAGAAGAACTTGAAAAAGAAGGTTGGCATTTTGTGGAATGGGGTGATGAAAAATTAGCTAAAATATTAAAACAAATTGGAATGGATTTTAAAAAGATTGAAATTCTTTCAAAACAACACTTAAGGGAATATAGAATTGATGCATAA
- a CDS encoding DNA polymerase III subunit gamma/tau yields MEHNEALALKYRPMDFDELVGQESVSRTLSLALESKRLSHAYLFSGLRGSGKTSSARIFARALQCEKGPKAKPCGVCANCIAANPHKMRHIDIIELDGASSRKIDDIRDLIEQTKYHPNMGRYKIFIIDEVHMLTKEAFNALLKTLEEPPEYVKFILATTDPLKLPATILSRTQHFRFKRISEKNIFEHLKNILHKENITYQDEALNMLIRSGSGSLRDTLTLLDQVIIYSNYNITADSCANMLGLINPQSLNMLFEEIFKKDKESLLKHIEGFSEYECEMLLDEMAIFLKEKLLRGEDTRYSATIIDRFFRIITQAKELLSLGSDDSFVLTLSIFKMLEALKIQEIDKAIETLEKGLTLPSKENQTKESKQTFENTPTNPTNTIKENPIKPLEETHTNHFTPTPNGADLFALLVQKIYERNFELGEIFEKNIHFVSYENGILVWETTAQDSDKERLKNSYTNIIKGFVLEIFGMQTQIKPIAKEPKISQTPLTNTQESIQKQEIQKASDSINTPNTKPQNTNSTESLELNTTLSTPKTTTQSAETQPTHKSIQDEVNEALGLPILQDVRQLLEIKQIKVRPKSEE; encoded by the coding sequence ATGGAACACAATGAAGCTTTAGCCTTGAAATATCGTCCAATGGACTTTGATGAACTTGTTGGACAAGAATCGGTTAGCCGCACTCTTTCTTTAGCTTTAGAGAGCAAAAGATTATCCCACGCTTATTTATTTTCAGGGCTTAGAGGAAGCGGAAAAACTTCTAGTGCTAGAATCTTTGCACGCGCCCTTCAATGTGAAAAAGGACCAAAGGCAAAGCCTTGTGGTGTTTGTGCAAATTGTATTGCAGCAAACCCTCACAAAATGCGTCACATTGATATTATTGAGCTTGATGGAGCTTCTAGCCGCAAAATTGATGACATTCGAGATTTGATTGAACAAACCAAATATCATCCCAATATGGGGCGGTATAAAATCTTTATCATTGATGAAGTGCATATGCTTACCAAAGAAGCCTTTAATGCACTGCTAAAAACCTTAGAAGAGCCTCCAGAATATGTTAAATTTATCCTAGCCACCACCGATCCTTTGAAACTACCTGCAACTATTCTTAGTCGCACACAGCATTTTAGATTCAAAAGAATCTCTGAAAAAAATATTTTTGAGCATTTAAAAAATATTTTACATAAAGAGAACATCACCTATCAAGATGAGGCGCTTAATATGTTAATCCGTAGTGGATCTGGTTCTCTAAGAGATACTTTAACGCTACTAGATCAAGTGATTATCTATTCTAACTACAATATTACTGCTGATTCTTGTGCCAATATGCTTGGACTTATTAATCCTCAAAGCCTTAATATGCTTTTTGAAGAGATTTTTAAAAAAGACAAAGAATCATTGCTTAAGCACATTGAAGGGTTTTCTGAATATGAATGTGAAATGCTTTTAGATGAAATGGCAATCTTTTTAAAAGAAAAGCTTCTAAGGGGCGAGGATACACGCTATAGCGCAACAATTATTGATCGATTCTTTCGAATCATTACCCAAGCCAAAGAACTTTTATCTCTAGGAAGCGATGATAGCTTTGTGCTAACCTTATCCATCTTTAAAATGCTTGAAGCTTTAAAGATTCAAGAAATTGACAAAGCCATTGAAACACTAGAAAAAGGATTAACACTCCCTAGCAAAGAAAATCAAACCAAAGAATCAAAACAAACTTTTGAAAATACTCCAACTAATCCCACCAACACAATCAAAGAAAACCCAATCAAACCCCTTGAAGAAACCCACACAAATCACTTTACTCCAACTCCAAATGGTGCGGATTTATTTGCCCTACTTGTGCAAAAGATTTATGAAAGAAATTTTGAATTGGGGGAAATTTTTGAGAAAAATATTCATTTTGTTTCTTATGAAAATGGAATTTTAGTGTGGGAAACTACAGCTCAAGATTCTGATAAAGAACGGCTAAAAAATAGCTATACTAATATCATTAAAGGATTTGTTTTAGAAATTTTTGGGATGCAAACTCAAATCAAACCCATAGCCAAAGAACCCAAAATCTCCCAAACACCTTTAACCAACACCCAAGAATCAATACAAAAGCAAGAGATACAAAAGGCTTCTGATTCTATAAACACGCCAAATACCAAACCCCAAAATACCAATTCCACAGAATCATTAGAATTAAACACAACACTAAGCACTCCTAAAACAACCACACAATCCGCAGAAACACAACCCACTCACAAAAGCATTCAAGATGAAGTTAATGAAGCCTTAGGGCTTCCTATTTTGCAAGATGTAAGGCAACTCTTAGAAATTAAACAAATCAAAGTTCGCCCCAAAAGTGAAGAATAG
- a CDS encoding response regulator has product MLSKNDEAVMKKIKVLYVEDEEDILKFASIVLEDYVDKLFIAHNGKEALEILKQEDIDLIITDILMPKLNGIDLIREIKKNPLWDIAVIVATAHTETQYLLDCIELKVDGYILKPIDVEELLKTILKAVLPKFQANELRAKNVLLNAISVFVGGKKIEIIKYLIENSDSENIFYGSYEDIVQELGVSKPTVVKTFRQLIDTGLLIRLKNKIYKIQPDISHYKE; this is encoded by the coding sequence ATGCTATCAAAAAATGATGAAGCCGTGATGAAAAAAATCAAAGTTTTGTATGTTGAAGATGAAGAAGACATCTTAAAATTTGCTTCTATAGTCTTAGAAGACTATGTTGATAAACTTTTTATCGCACACAATGGCAAAGAAGCACTAGAGATTCTAAAACAAGAAGACATTGATTTAATTATTACTGATATTTTAATGCCAAAACTCAATGGAATCGATTTAATTAGAGAAATCAAAAAAAATCCTCTATGGGATATTGCAGTGATTGTAGCAACAGCCCATACTGAAACACAATATTTATTAGATTGCATTGAACTCAAAGTTGATGGCTATATTTTAAAGCCTATTGATGTAGAAGAGCTTTTAAAAACGATTCTAAAGGCGGTATTGCCAAAATTTCAAGCCAATGAATTACGAGCCAAAAATGTTCTTTTAAATGCCATTTCGGTTTTTGTAGGGGGCAAAAAAATAGAAATCATTAAATACCTCATTGAAAATAGCGATTCAGAAAATATCTTTTATGGTTCTTATGAAGATATTGTCCAAGAACTTGGAGTTAGTAAGCCAACGGTAGTGAAAACTTTTAGGCAGCTCATTGATACAGGACTTTTAATCCGCCTCAAAAATAAAATTTATAAAATTCAACCAGACATCTCTCATTATAAAGAGTAA
- a CDS encoding sensor histidine kinase — MKKKIFGTSLEAKTRILVFNIACGLLSLAVVSYIFFYSLKYDYNTLFAEHHQSLVELEELRQILNNTENHSNDTALSQTQISKLQDEIKKYWDSYKANETKNSQRSNLILLALKVYDFFDKHDTILKEKEKLLNKQKDFNKLDSSIQTFLKNLNTLKENPFEFKNQIAILNQDISNIILSSLNLVEIKKDRNSALHNLLHILVLVIMCLIMMITILLSHLVLSNIKHLHNTLETKIKEKTKELQDLNNSLQETIKKEVLESRKKDQIMYQQARLASMGEMIGNIAHQWRQPLNALMLLIQAFKVKSQNGKLTQEFINTQVEDGLKIAKKMSQTIEDFRNFFHSSSHKEPFNLKENIKDSVSLVEIFLKQNEIELNIECPEDIVVYGYKSSFSQVLLNLIKNSEDILKERQITPAKIRIAASIKETKIAPKDTKQEEYVQILFMDNGGGIRLKDIQKIFEPYFTTKHKSVGTGIGLYMSKQIIEKQMQGSIEVKNAKWNLDAKLSPTIECLQDCPTENNQCGALFIITIPLKGEE; from the coding sequence ATGAAAAAAAAGATTTTTGGAACTTCTTTAGAAGCAAAAACTAGGATATTAGTTTTTAATATTGCATGTGGATTACTTTCTTTAGCAGTTGTTTCATATATATTTTTTTATAGTTTAAAATACGATTACAATACACTTTTTGCCGAACACCACCAATCTCTTGTTGAGCTTGAAGAATTACGACAGATTCTAAACAACACAGAAAACCATTCAAACGACACAGCACTTAGCCAAACTCAAATTTCAAAACTACAAGATGAAATCAAAAAATATTGGGATTCATACAAAGCAAATGAAACCAAAAACTCTCAAAGGAGTAATTTGATTTTATTGGCATTGAAAGTTTATGATTTTTTTGACAAACATGACACTATCCTAAAGGAAAAAGAAAAACTATTAAACAAACAAAAGGATTTTAACAAGCTTGATTCAAGCATTCAAACCTTTTTAAAAAATCTAAACACACTCAAAGAAAATCCATTTGAATTTAAAAATCAAATCGCAATTTTAAATCAAGACATTTCTAATATCATTTTAAGTAGCCTTAATCTTGTTGAAATTAAAAAAGACAGAAATAGCGCACTGCATAATCTCTTGCACATTTTAGTTTTGGTTATTATGTGCCTTATTATGATGATTACAATATTACTTAGCCACCTCGTTTTAAGCAATATTAAACACCTTCACAATACACTAGAAACTAAAATCAAAGAAAAAACCAAAGAATTGCAAGATTTAAATAATTCCTTGCAAGAAACTATCAAAAAAGAAGTTTTAGAGAGTCGCAAAAAAGATCAAATTATGTATCAACAAGCAAGACTTGCTAGTATGGGAGAAATGATAGGAAATATTGCCCACCAATGGCGACAACCGCTTAATGCATTAATGTTGCTAATCCAAGCCTTTAAGGTAAAATCTCAAAATGGCAAACTCACTCAAGAATTTATTAACACACAAGTTGAGGATGGCTTAAAAATTGCAAAAAAAATGTCTCAAACCATTGAAGATTTCAGAAACTTTTTTCACTCTTCTAGCCACAAAGAACCTTTTAATCTCAAAGAAAATATCAAAGATTCTGTATCTTTAGTTGAAATTTTTTTAAAACAAAATGAAATAGAACTGAACATTGAATGTCCAGAAGATATTGTAGTTTATGGATACAAAAGCTCTTTTTCTCAAGTCTTACTAAATCTCATTAAAAATTCTGAAGATATTTTAAAAGAACGCCAAATCACACCTGCTAAAATTAGAATCGCCGCTTCCATTAAAGAAACTAAAATTGCACCAAAAGATACAAAACAAGAAGAATATGTGCAAATTCTTTTTATGGATAATGGTGGTGGAATTAGATTAAAAGATATTCAAAAGATTTTTGAACCCTATTTCACTACTAAACATAAATCCGTTGGGACGGGAATTGGGCTTTATATGTCTAAACAAATTATTGAAAAACAAATGCAAGGAAGCATTGAAGTCAAAAATGCAAAATGGAATCTAGATGCCAAGCTCTCTCCCACAATAGAATGTTTGCAAGACTGCCCTACTGAAAACAATCAATGTGGAGCATTATTTATCATTACCATACCACTTAAAGGCGAAGAATAG